A DNA window from Paenibacillus sp. HWE-109 contains the following coding sequences:
- a CDS encoding carbohydrate ABC transporter permease, whose translation MKPIALNVIAVVLALVFIFPLIWMLLVSLKPDGVYVYTLQDWLKFTDLNMANYAKVLKDSQILRWTWNSFTIGVITTILSLFFSSLAAFSFSKLAFKSKGLFFLLIVSGLLIPTEAILIPLYETTLHLKLIDNIWAIILPGLTNPIGILLLKQFMDGVPKDYIEAAQIDGCRNFGLWSRICLPLTKSAMVSVGIFYFILSWNNFLWPYLSITSQENMILSAGLPTFLSNNTMSLNLIMAASAIAAIPTILVFVLLQRHIVQGVAMSGIKG comes from the coding sequence ATGAAACCAATCGCACTTAACGTCATCGCCGTGGTGCTTGCCCTTGTCTTTATTTTTCCCCTGATCTGGATGCTGCTGGTGTCGCTTAAACCGGACGGTGTCTATGTATACACACTTCAGGACTGGTTGAAATTCACTGATCTAAATATGGCTAATTATGCTAAAGTGTTGAAGGATTCGCAAATATTGAGATGGACCTGGAACAGCTTCACGATCGGCGTGATAACAACGATTCTTTCCTTGTTTTTCAGCTCATTGGCAGCCTTTTCCTTTTCCAAATTAGCATTTAAATCCAAAGGCTTGTTCTTTCTGCTCATTGTTTCAGGCTTGCTTATTCCAACGGAAGCGATCCTCATTCCGCTTTATGAAACAACACTGCATCTGAAACTCATCGATAACATCTGGGCGATTATTCTCCCAGGATTGACGAATCCCATAGGTATTTTGCTGCTAAAGCAGTTCATGGACGGCGTTCCAAAGGACTACATAGAGGCAGCACAAATTGACGGCTGCAGGAATTTTGGGTTATGGTCGCGGATTTGCTTGCCGCTTACGAAATCGGCGATGGTCTCCGTGGGTATTTTTTACTTCATCTTATCGTGGAACAATTTCCTGTGGCCCTATTTGTCGATTACCTCGCAAGAGAATATGATTCTTTCAGCAGGACTGCCAACCTTTTTGTCGAATAATACGATGTCCTTGAATCTCATTATGGCAGCCAGCGCGATTGCGGCGATACCCACTATTCTGGTTTTCGTGCTTTTGCAGCGACATATCGTGCAAGGTGTGGCAATGTCAGGAATTAAAGGGTAA
- a CDS encoding carbohydrate ABC transporter permease — translation MEINVRERERTLILRKPFSLRFVTELKAILYLLPFLIPFAIFYLWPVCRGAWMSLHVWGIQGMQKYVGFANYKKIFTDQNFYLYVWHSFYFVLICAPTVIVLGLILALIINQNIRFRTAIRSMFFLPYVLSVSVISFIWLRLFDSKYGPINALLKVIGLPGDIHWLTDKHFVWWAITLATDWWTVGFVMVLFLAGLQEIPTDHYEAAKIDGAGAWKQFRHITLPGLSRVMKIQVFYQIISCLKLFGQVQIMTGGGPGDTTNTMIRYIYVTGFKKDMFGLASAQSIVFCVIMLLIAVIQFKLTESKD, via the coding sequence ATGGAGATTAATGTGAGAGAGCGCGAAAGGACATTGATCCTCCGCAAACCATTTTCATTACGTTTCGTTACTGAATTGAAAGCTATCCTCTATCTGCTGCCGTTCCTCATTCCGTTTGCCATATTTTATCTCTGGCCGGTGTGTCGCGGAGCTTGGATGAGCTTGCATGTGTGGGGCATTCAGGGCATGCAGAAGTATGTCGGCTTCGCCAATTATAAGAAGATTTTCACCGATCAAAACTTTTACTTGTATGTGTGGCATTCCTTTTATTTTGTTCTTATCTGTGCACCCACGGTCATCGTGCTAGGACTCATTTTGGCGCTTATCATTAATCAGAATATTCGGTTTCGCACGGCAATACGTTCTATGTTTTTTCTGCCCTACGTGCTGTCCGTATCCGTTATCAGTTTTATCTGGCTTCGTCTGTTCGACTCCAAATATGGGCCGATTAACGCGCTTCTGAAGGTCATTGGGCTTCCCGGAGATATTCACTGGCTTACGGATAAACACTTTGTCTGGTGGGCAATCACGCTTGCGACCGATTGGTGGACAGTCGGGTTCGTCATGGTTTTGTTCCTGGCAGGATTACAAGAAATACCTACGGATCATTATGAAGCTGCGAAAATAGATGGCGCGGGAGCTTGGAAGCAGTTTCGGCATATTACACTGCCAGGCTTGTCGAGAGTCATGAAAATACAAGTATTCTATCAAATTATTTCTTGCTTGAAGCTATTCGGGCAAGTACAAATCATGACTGGCGGCGGTCCAGGCGACACCACGAATACGATGATTCGATATATCTATGTCACGGGTTTCAAAAAGGATATGTTTGGTCTAGCTTCCGCACAGTCGATCGTATTTTGCGTGATCATGCTGCTGATTGCCGTTATTCAATTTAAATTAACAGAGAGTAAAGATTGA
- a CDS encoding response regulator, with product MFSVVIVEDEYIVRYGIRSMIEWEKMGLTVIGEAANGQEALAFIRQEPPDILITDIKMPIMDGIGLISEVRKFSPHMKILILSNLEDFQYAKEAIRYGVSEYLIKSDMMPRDFEQALMKVKEALEEASPNREEKQSASAQPLWKEKLLLDLVEGTGTEQLSVQSAIESLGLLDAKLPLYVLHIGKNALQLGITEGQSYIRSALDRVVAGEYGASYEVFPDRLGEMNVLLFSRKAQDLKAVREIAQSLLTYLVDHYEMLCTIGVSRGIMAWSDLQNAHEQAMTAAKYKMFIGSGKVIVYGVDYVPVQNQQTEPIKVSTNHIHSMVYAFQSEELQAYLEEIFEHLASRKDSDMVHIISLELLIMLTTLWSDVSSDQHNILHLKKQYFDQLAKLETIQQSKAWFLQAFEELVQHMIHVYNSDRNGIIKAAQYMQMYYHQEISLQSISQLVHLSKNYFANLFKKEMGESFLEHLTRIRIEKAKALLTGELKTADIGHLVGIQDPKYFSKVFKKITGVSPSEYRNRTRADV from the coding sequence ATGTTTAGCGTCGTGATTGTCGAAGATGAATATATTGTCAGGTATGGGATTCGGTCTATGATCGAGTGGGAAAAGATGGGGTTAACCGTTATTGGAGAAGCAGCCAACGGACAAGAAGCCCTTGCGTTCATCCGCCAGGAGCCGCCGGATATTCTGATTACCGATATCAAAATGCCAATAATGGACGGCATTGGTTTAATTTCAGAAGTGCGTAAATTTAGCCCCCACATGAAAATCCTGATTCTCAGCAATTTGGAGGATTTTCAATATGCCAAGGAAGCGATCCGCTACGGGGTTTCGGAATATTTAATCAAGTCGGATATGATGCCGCGAGATTTCGAACAAGCCTTGATGAAGGTGAAGGAAGCCTTAGAAGAGGCGTCTCCCAACAGGGAAGAGAAGCAATCGGCAAGCGCCCAGCCATTATGGAAAGAAAAGCTGCTGCTGGATCTTGTCGAAGGTACAGGGACAGAACAGTTAAGCGTGCAGAGCGCTATCGAAAGTTTGGGACTTCTGGATGCCAAGCTGCCGCTTTATGTGCTGCATATTGGGAAAAATGCTTTGCAGCTGGGTATCACGGAAGGGCAATCCTATATACGAAGTGCGTTGGATCGCGTTGTGGCGGGGGAATATGGGGCTAGCTACGAAGTGTTCCCAGATAGACTAGGCGAAATGAATGTGCTTTTATTTTCGAGGAAGGCTCAAGACTTGAAGGCAGTGAGGGAAATCGCGCAATCGCTTCTTACGTATCTGGTAGATCACTATGAGATGCTTTGTACCATTGGGGTCAGCAGAGGCATCATGGCTTGGTCAGATTTGCAGAATGCGCATGAGCAAGCTATGACCGCCGCTAAGTATAAAATGTTTATCGGCAGCGGGAAGGTGATTGTCTACGGTGTGGATTACGTTCCTGTGCAGAATCAACAAACCGAGCCTATCAAGGTGAGTACGAATCACATACATTCGATGGTCTATGCTTTTCAATCTGAGGAACTGCAAGCCTATTTGGAAGAAATATTCGAGCATCTCGCTTCCCGCAAAGATTCTGACATGGTACATATCATCTCTTTGGAGCTCCTAATTATGTTGACGACCCTTTGGTCGGACGTTTCCAGCGATCAGCACAATATTCTTCATCTGAAAAAGCAATATTTTGACCAGTTAGCCAAATTGGAGACGATCCAGCAGAGTAAAGCGTGGTTTCTACAGGCTTTCGAGGAGCTTGTCCAGCACATGATTCACGTATATAACAGTGACCGTAACGGGATTATTAAGGCAGCCCAATACATGCAGATGTACTATCATCAGGAAATTTCCTTGCAATCGATCAGCCAGCTAGTTCATTTAAGTAAAAATTACTTTGCCAATCTGTTCAAAAAAGAAATGGGTGAAAGCTTTTTGGAGCATTTGACCCGCATCCGCATTGAGAAGGCGAAGGCGCTGCTAACAGGCGAGCTCAAAACGGCGGACATCGGTCATTTGGTAGGGATTCAGGACCCGAAATATTTCTCTAAAGTGTTTAAAAAGATTACGGGGGTTTCCCCATCGGAATATCGGAATCGAACTAGAGCCGACGTCTAG
- a CDS encoding TetR/AcrR family transcriptional regulator, producing MPYPEGHKFKVRGKIIESAAQAFRTNGIRDISVPFIMKGAGLTHGGFYSHFDNKEQLVAEACRYAISDTISFLQEVADQENIGPKINAVIDYYLSTQHRDRTEIGCILPALSSEISRSSDEIRRVFTHELERMIDFISEVGKIDTAKGSVLLSTMVGTLVLARSVTDSKLSGDLLTAGKKHAKELIKT from the coding sequence ATGCCCTATCCTGAAGGTCATAAGTTTAAAGTTAGAGGTAAAATCATCGAAAGTGCCGCTCAAGCTTTTCGTACGAATGGGATTCGTGACATCAGCGTTCCTTTTATCATGAAAGGTGCCGGACTGACGCATGGAGGGTTCTACTCGCACTTTGACAACAAAGAGCAACTGGTTGCCGAAGCCTGTCGCTATGCCATTAGCGATACGATTTCATTTTTGCAGGAAGTCGCTGACCAGGAAAATATAGGTCCCAAAATCAATGCCGTCATTGATTACTATTTAAGTACGCAGCATCGCGATAGAACTGAGATTGGCTGCATCCTTCCCGCCCTTTCCAGTGAAATTTCACGTTCCTCCGATGAGATTCGGCGGGTGTTCACCCACGAGTTGGAACGAATGATTGATTTTATTTCCGAGGTCGGGAAAATAGACACAGCCAAAGGTAGCGTACTGCTTAGTACTATGGTCGGAACTCTAGTCCTGGCACGCTCAGTTACTGACAGTAAACTTAGCGGGGACCTTCTCACAGCTGGCAAGAAGCATGCGAAAGAGCTAATTAAGACCTGA
- a CDS encoding HlyD family efflux transporter periplasmic adaptor subunit: MNFKAGIYIGIAIVVIAGGALLAAKGKDAVSQAESRKQGVLEAEQNMVVFDKSKGIIVKINAAAGDSVKQGDILFKVKTAEGADMDILSPNDGLISKIMVKPGDQLAQGMPIAVVQKTSYYADLYVQEGQIQKLDVNKSIQVHFPYLKRFAQVDGVVASISAAPQFASLRMTRERGQADLSMYLVRITVNSNSDLLPGMTAEVDLDEIVD, from the coding sequence ATGAATTTTAAAGCAGGCATTTATATTGGAATTGCCATCGTGGTTATTGCAGGAGGTGCTCTTCTTGCTGCAAAAGGCAAAGATGCCGTTAGTCAGGCGGAGAGTAGAAAGCAAGGCGTGCTTGAGGCGGAGCAAAACATGGTTGTGTTTGACAAAAGTAAGGGGATAATTGTTAAAATAAACGCTGCTGCGGGAGATTCCGTCAAACAGGGAGACATTCTATTCAAAGTTAAAACAGCCGAAGGAGCGGATATGGATATCCTTTCGCCTAATGATGGATTGATTAGTAAAATCATGGTTAAGCCGGGAGATCAGCTTGCGCAAGGTATGCCGATTGCAGTCGTGCAAAAAACAAGCTATTATGCGGACCTTTATGTGCAGGAAGGGCAAATTCAGAAGCTTGATGTCAATAAAAGCATTCAAGTTCATTTTCCATACTTGAAGCGTTTTGCCCAAGTCGATGGCGTTGTCGCTTCGATTTCGGCCGCCCCCCAATTTGCCAGCTTACGTATGACACGCGAGAGAGGGCAAGCTGATTTAAGCATGTATCTTGTTCGAATAACCGTAAATTCAAACTCCGATCTTCTTCCTGGTATGACAGCGGAGGTGGACCTTGATGAAATCGTTGATTGA
- a CDS encoding cache domain-containing sensor histidine kinase — MTPTAGKTNKSKWNRYISWMNIWTSSIRYKWMLLLFLFSLTPLLAMGFMSFSISKSTINKKVTEYSEQLLRQTAENIDTRLGIYKDMMMQVVGNNDIVSMLRVLDRTDAAQYDLDSLSLTTKLSTIIAINQDLQSISFLSPKHYIKGIYRWNDRSNEKVSPFLRTLEDGSNFRWFPTRLGTYVDSLNSQNVHVFSLAKQIYKTSDDSPVGIIAVLDIREDVLKEIGDRTTKSNMDIQSFVIDGSGQIISYPDSQLLGKSVKQVLGESGYSQLFRTPSEELAFPLKHDGQRLIVNYKKLHTNDWIVVNVISESSLYKDTNRLLQIIMIIALICILFSILTAIFLANSISNPILKMIRLMRQVMSGDLSVRFKAKRRNDEFDILGENFNYMVARIDELLKAVYEEQNHKRVAELKALQAQINPHFLYNTLDIIKWTALLQKANNAAEMVSLLSRLLRISLGKGEETVTVEEEIEHVQCYLGIQKFRFNFHIETFVYLDEDVRTLRTPKLILQPIVENAILHAFTERESGGEIHIRCSLHSGGGIRFEVADNGCGMEPSLVKRLRTHQETFGEKLGGIGLSNVDERIKLICGKMYGLDIQSELGTGTRIGIRLPYME, encoded by the coding sequence ATGACCCCAACAGCAGGGAAGACTAACAAATCGAAGTGGAATCGCTACATCTCATGGATGAATATATGGACGAGCAGCATACGCTACAAATGGATGCTGCTTTTGTTTCTGTTTTCCTTAACGCCGCTGCTTGCCATGGGTTTTATGTCATTTTCGATTTCCAAATCAACGATTAACAAGAAGGTGACGGAGTACTCGGAACAATTATTGAGGCAAACAGCCGAAAATATCGACACCCGACTTGGGATATACAAAGATATGATGATGCAGGTCGTAGGCAACAACGACATCGTCTCCATGCTGCGAGTCCTAGATCGAACAGATGCTGCGCAGTATGATTTGGACTCTCTTTCACTTACGACGAAGCTTTCAACGATCATAGCGATTAATCAGGATTTGCAGTCGATCTCCTTCCTGTCACCGAAGCATTACATCAAAGGGATTTACCGCTGGAACGACCGCTCGAATGAGAAAGTTTCACCGTTCCTTCGAACGCTCGAGGACGGGAGCAATTTTCGCTGGTTTCCAACCCGTCTGGGTACGTATGTAGACAGTTTGAATTCACAGAATGTCCATGTGTTCTCTTTGGCCAAACAAATTTATAAGACTTCTGATGATAGTCCGGTAGGCATTATTGCCGTGTTGGACATTCGCGAAGATGTGCTCAAAGAAATCGGCGATAGGACAACGAAGAGCAACATGGATATCCAAAGCTTTGTTATTGACGGAAGCGGACAAATTATTTCTTATCCAGACAGCCAGTTGCTTGGCAAGAGTGTCAAACAGGTGTTGGGAGAAAGCGGTTACAGCCAATTATTTCGTACGCCTTCGGAGGAGTTGGCCTTTCCGCTCAAGCATGACGGTCAGCGGCTGATTGTCAATTATAAAAAATTGCATACGAACGACTGGATTGTGGTCAATGTCATCTCGGAATCATCGTTGTATAAAGATACCAATCGTCTGTTGCAAATTATAATGATTATTGCGTTGATCTGTATTCTGTTTTCGATCTTAACGGCCATATTTTTGGCGAATTCGATTTCTAATCCAATCTTGAAAATGATCCGTCTGATGCGCCAGGTAATGTCGGGAGATCTTAGCGTTAGATTCAAGGCCAAACGGCGCAATGATGAATTTGATATATTAGGCGAGAATTTTAATTATATGGTTGCCAGAATTGATGAGCTGCTTAAAGCAGTCTATGAAGAACAGAACCATAAGCGCGTAGCAGAGTTGAAAGCACTGCAGGCACAAATCAACCCTCATTTTCTATATAACACGCTGGATATTATTAAATGGACAGCCTTGTTGCAGAAAGCGAATAATGCCGCAGAAATGGTTAGTCTGTTATCCAGGCTGCTCCGTATCAGTTTAGGCAAAGGCGAAGAGACGGTTACGGTTGAAGAAGAGATTGAACATGTACAGTGTTATCTGGGCATTCAAAAATTCAGATTCAACTTCCATATTGAAACGTTCGTATATCTGGATGAAGATGTTCGCACACTTCGAACGCCGAAACTGATTTTGCAGCCGATTGTGGAGAATGCCATTCTCCATGCGTTTACCGAGCGGGAATCAGGCGGTGAGATTCATATTCGTTGTAGCCTGCATTCCGGGGGCGGCATCAGGTTTGAAGTAGCGGATAACGGCTGCGGGATGGAGCCATCGCTTGTAAAGCGCCTTCGTACACATCAAGAGACATTCGGTGAAAAGCTCGGTGGCATCGGTTTATCGAATGTGGATGAACGCATCAAACTGATCTGTGGTAAAATGTATGGCTTAGACATTCAAAGTGAACTTGGAACCGGTACGCGAATCGGTATTCGGCTTCCTTATATGGAGTAG
- a CDS encoding ABC transporter substrate-binding protein, whose translation MFRKYRALPLSFIVMLALTVSGCSTNSDGSAEQMAKNKAASIGNEAPVEISFWNPFGGGEGDFVEQIVKGFNVSQREIFVKQLRLESNEYYVKLSTALSSGKGPDVAVAHVDRMSPFVKAKQIVPLDGLAGENGFDFKEIEESNLRSVSFSGKPYAVPLDTHFHMLYYNKAILKKAGLLNEDETPKLGEASPEGFIRMLTQIQAKVAGVQPFAVNTPYFQEPFLNLYYEAGGELLNSDMSKAAIHNEKALSVLKFYQQLYANHLSDLNDKTPWDSFHEGEAALWFGGVWEAGHHLSEKSLPVGMMPLPPIFGSFSHWGSSHTLVVPAYVTKAKQRAAMVFMKYFSEVGSKTWGLAGHVPANRAVLQSEEYQQLPYRKLFIEDQHHVKFAPQTDKYATIFTTLSEDLQSIVLGGLDPEAGLAMLEKKINEILAN comes from the coding sequence ATGTTTAGGAAGTACCGGGCTCTGCCTCTATCCTTTATCGTTATGCTGGCGCTCACGGTCTCAGGTTGTTCGACAAACTCTGATGGCAGTGCCGAGCAAATGGCCAAAAATAAAGCAGCATCAATCGGCAATGAAGCTCCTGTGGAGATTTCGTTTTGGAATCCATTCGGCGGTGGGGAGGGGGATTTCGTCGAGCAAATTGTTAAAGGCTTCAATGTCTCGCAGAGGGAGATTTTCGTCAAACAGCTTCGGCTGGAATCCAATGAATACTACGTGAAATTGAGTACAGCACTTTCTTCTGGGAAGGGACCGGATGTCGCAGTTGCCCATGTCGATCGGATGTCGCCGTTCGTTAAGGCGAAACAGATTGTGCCGCTTGACGGTTTGGCAGGTGAAAACGGATTCGATTTCAAAGAAATTGAGGAGTCCAATTTACGGAGTGTGAGCTTTAGTGGCAAACCGTACGCTGTACCGCTTGATACGCATTTTCACATGCTTTACTACAACAAGGCGATTTTGAAAAAAGCTGGTTTGTTGAATGAAGATGAGACGCCGAAACTTGGCGAGGCGTCGCCGGAGGGTTTCATTCGCATGCTGACGCAAATTCAAGCGAAAGTAGCCGGTGTTCAGCCTTTCGCAGTGAACACGCCTTACTTTCAGGAACCATTCCTGAATTTATATTATGAAGCAGGGGGTGAGCTGCTCAATTCCGATATGTCGAAAGCAGCCATCCATAACGAGAAAGCGCTCAGCGTGCTGAAGTTTTATCAGCAGCTTTACGCTAATCATTTGTCCGATTTAAACGATAAAACGCCATGGGACTCCTTCCACGAGGGGGAAGCCGCGCTATGGTTCGGAGGCGTGTGGGAAGCAGGTCACCATCTCAGCGAGAAGTCATTGCCGGTCGGCATGATGCCCCTTCCTCCCATATTCGGCAGCTTCTCGCATTGGGGGAGCTCGCATACGCTGGTGGTGCCTGCCTATGTGACTAAGGCGAAGCAGCGTGCAGCAATGGTCTTCATGAAGTATTTCTCTGAAGTTGGCAGCAAGACCTGGGGGCTTGCGGGACATGTGCCGGCGAATCGAGCTGTTCTGCAAAGCGAGGAGTATCAACAACTGCCCTATAGGAAGCTCTTTATCGAAGATCAGCATCATGTTAAATTTGCGCCGCAAACCGACAAGTATGCGACGATCTTTACAACGCTTTCGGAGGATCTCCAAAGCATCGTTCTGGGCGGGCTGGATCCTGAAGCAGGACTTGCAATGCTGGAGAAGAAGATCAACGAAATTTTAGCTAATTAG